One genomic window of Hymenobacter sp. J193 includes the following:
- a CDS encoding TROVE domain-containing protein, which yields MPRLPSATSSTKKADTRLQRLRELVARNDPRFVAQLAVYAREKLYLRTVPLVLAVELAQIHRGDNLVSRLVARVVQRADEITELLAFYALANQRQGTKQLNRLSKQLQKGLALSFNRFDGYQLAKYDRAGQVRLRDALFLVHPAAKSPEQQHLFDQLVRGELPTPYTWETELSALGQASYATAADRQTAFRQKWEELIGSGKLGYMALLRNLRNILEAEVSAGAMAQVVAALTDATAVARSKQLPFRYLAAYRELLAVQSGHVAALLAALETAIGHSIANLRGFGPETRVVVACDVSGSMQQPVSARSKVLLYDVGLVLGMLLQSRCAHVVTGMFGNTWKRVALPQGQVLRNVQELYRREGEVGYSTNGHLVVQDLIRHNERVDKVMIFTDCQLWNSTGNDASLAAVWRQYRRTVAPQARLYLFDLAGHGTAPVQVHEADGVALVAGWSDKVFDVLQALENGGTALTEIQRIEL from the coding sequence TTGCCACGGCTGCCCTCAGCGACCAGTTCTACGAAAAAAGCCGATACCCGCCTGCAGCGCCTGCGTGAGCTGGTGGCGCGCAACGACCCACGCTTCGTGGCCCAGCTGGCCGTGTATGCCCGTGAGAAACTCTATCTGCGCACCGTGCCCCTGGTGCTGGCCGTGGAGCTGGCCCAGATCCACCGCGGCGACAACCTGGTGAGCCGCCTGGTAGCCCGCGTAGTACAGCGCGCCGACGAAATCACGGAGCTGCTGGCTTTCTACGCCCTGGCCAACCAGCGCCAGGGCACCAAGCAGCTCAACCGCCTGTCGAAGCAGCTGCAGAAAGGCCTTGCGCTTTCCTTCAACCGCTTCGACGGCTACCAGCTTGCCAAGTATGACCGGGCCGGCCAGGTGCGCCTCCGCGACGCCCTGTTTCTGGTGCACCCCGCCGCCAAAAGCCCCGAGCAGCAACACCTGTTCGACCAGCTGGTACGCGGCGAGCTGCCCACGCCCTACACCTGGGAAACCGAGCTTTCGGCCCTGGGACAGGCGAGCTACGCCACGGCGGCGGACCGGCAAACGGCCTTCCGCCAGAAGTGGGAAGAGCTGATTGGCAGCGGCAAGCTGGGCTACATGGCCCTGCTGCGCAACCTGCGCAACATCCTCGAAGCTGAGGTTTCGGCCGGGGCTATGGCGCAGGTGGTGGCCGCTCTCACCGATGCCACGGCCGTGGCGCGCAGCAAGCAGCTGCCGTTCCGCTACCTGGCCGCCTACCGCGAGTTGCTGGCGGTGCAGTCGGGTCACGTAGCGGCTTTGCTGGCGGCGCTGGAAACGGCCATCGGCCACTCCATTGCCAACCTGCGCGGCTTCGGCCCCGAAACGCGGGTGGTGGTTGCCTGCGACGTATCGGGCTCCATGCAGCAGCCGGTGTCGGCGCGCAGCAAAGTGCTGCTCTACGATGTAGGCCTGGTGCTGGGCATGCTGCTGCAAAGCCGCTGCGCCCACGTGGTAACCGGCATGTTCGGCAACACCTGGAAGCGGGTGGCCTTGCCTCAGGGCCAGGTGCTGCGCAACGTGCAGGAGCTCTACCGCCGCGAAGGCGAGGTAGGCTACAGCACCAACGGCCACCTGGTGGTGCAGGACCTGATCCGCCACAACGAGCGGGTGGATAAGGTGATGATCTTCACCGACTGCCAGCTCTGGAACAGCACCGGCAACGATGCCTCCCTGGCTGCAGTGTGGCGGCAATACCGCCGCACCGTAGCGCCCCAGGCCCGCCTGTACCTCTTCGACCTGGCCGGCCACGGCACGGCACCGGTGCAGGTACACGAAGCCGACGGCGTGGCCCTCGTGGCCGGCTGGTCCGATAAAGTGTTCGACGTGCTCCAGGCCCTGGAAAACGGCGGCACGGCCCTCACCGAAATCCAGCGGATTGAGCTGTAG
- a CDS encoding PcfJ domain-containing protein has product MANRHKPPPRQAQAACHSLTALTRRVDWRKWSAARQIEFLFSFYTLAELQQQVEPRSPLLGRFEHWVLGRTLTERQVTRKVLLELAAKRTDLLQRPDTVAAVGGLTRYYLFRVRELDDWQPGSRNVFRQLDSLLRHLFDQYGDVPQWVLEPWSSGQFQHSGVDLRELTIHLGSGRALRSFASVPVPLTKRLEHEMRRAPGGCSFLEALRYGQLAARGALAWIGPVLESRLGREIGPDDEFWLRVADFFAASPMVDPRHFGPVCDWIHHKRTVGIEPEPPQPGFSLQGRTMAGMLAAVEQWHQKLSRMPRHAGHLLTATWVPLPIPDFVSGEDERVRISQLRTYSELVDEGRALRHCVASYLQSCQQGRCGIFSLKIEGARALTLEVLPNRQIVQVRGRYNRGLNEDERYWLKRWARDAQLTLAKYL; this is encoded by the coding sequence ATGGCTAACCGCCACAAACCCCCTCCCCGACAGGCCCAGGCTGCCTGCCACTCCCTAACCGCGCTTACCCGCCGCGTCGACTGGCGCAAATGGTCGGCGGCCCGGCAAATAGAGTTTCTGTTTTCTTTTTACACGCTGGCCGAGCTTCAGCAACAGGTAGAACCCCGCTCGCCGCTGCTTGGCCGCTTTGAGCACTGGGTGCTGGGCCGCACGCTTACCGAGCGGCAAGTGACGCGTAAAGTACTGCTGGAGCTAGCGGCCAAGCGCACCGACCTGCTGCAGCGGCCCGACACGGTGGCCGCCGTGGGCGGCCTCACCCGCTACTACCTGTTTCGGGTGCGGGAGCTGGACGACTGGCAGCCCGGCAGCCGCAACGTGTTCCGGCAGCTGGATAGCCTGCTGCGCCACCTTTTCGACCAGTACGGCGACGTACCGCAGTGGGTGCTGGAGCCCTGGAGCAGCGGCCAGTTTCAGCATAGTGGCGTAGATCTGCGGGAGCTAACCATTCACTTGGGCAGTGGCCGGGCGCTGCGCAGCTTTGCGAGCGTGCCGGTACCTCTCACCAAGCGCCTGGAGCACGAAATGCGGCGGGCTCCCGGAGGCTGCAGCTTCCTCGAAGCCTTGCGCTACGGTCAGCTGGCAGCCCGGGGTGCTCTGGCGTGGATAGGGCCGGTGCTGGAATCCCGGCTGGGCCGCGAAATAGGCCCCGACGACGAGTTCTGGCTGCGTGTGGCGGATTTCTTTGCGGCCTCGCCCATGGTCGACCCACGTCACTTCGGGCCCGTCTGCGACTGGATTCACCATAAACGCACGGTAGGCATCGAGCCGGAGCCGCCGCAGCCGGGTTTCTCGCTGCAAGGCCGCACCATGGCGGGTATGCTGGCGGCGGTGGAGCAGTGGCACCAGAAGCTAAGCCGGATGCCCCGGCACGCCGGACACTTGCTCACGGCCACCTGGGTGCCGCTGCCCATCCCCGACTTCGTCAGTGGCGAAGACGAGCGGGTGCGCATCAGTCAGCTGCGGACTTACAGTGAACTGGTGGATGAGGGCCGGGCCCTGCGCCACTGCGTGGCCTCCTATCTGCAATCCTGCCAGCAAGGGCGCTGTGGCATTTTCTCGCTTAAAATTGAGGGCGCACGAGCCCTCACGCTGGAGGTGCTGCCCAACCGCCAGATTGTCCAGGTCCGTGGCCGCTACAATCGGGGCCTCAACGAGGACGAACGGTACTGGCTGAAACGCTGGGCCCGCGACGCCCAGCTAACCCTGGCCAAGTACCTGTAG
- a CDS encoding histone deacetylase has protein sequence MPCLASSENYSITLPEGHRFPIAKYALIREQLLWQGIAQPADIYDPGLASEEDILRVHLDEYWYKVKELRLSPAEVRRLGLPQSPELVRRSLSSVAGTVESARRALQDGIGLSLAGGTHHAFRDRGEGFCVLNDIAVAAAHLLYHQLARQILVVDLDVHQGDGTASIFQHEPRVFTFSMHAGANYPLRKEQSDLDVALALGTDDATYLRILRETLPRLLSEVQPDFIFFQAGVDVLATDKLGKLALTQEGCRQRDEFVLRLCRQHELPVTVSMGGGYSELLRDIVDAHCNTFRVAYEVYG, from the coding sequence ATGCCCTGCCTTGCTTCCTCCGAAAACTACTCCATCACCCTGCCCGAAGGTCACCGCTTCCCCATTGCCAAGTACGCCCTCATTCGGGAGCAGCTGCTGTGGCAGGGCATTGCGCAGCCCGCCGACATCTACGACCCCGGCCTGGCTTCCGAGGAAGACATTCTGCGCGTGCATTTGGACGAGTATTGGTACAAGGTGAAGGAGCTGCGCCTCTCCCCCGCCGAGGTGCGCCGGCTGGGTTTGCCCCAAAGCCCCGAGCTAGTGCGTCGCTCCCTGAGCAGTGTAGCCGGTACGGTGGAGTCGGCGCGGCGGGCCCTGCAGGATGGCATTGGTCTGAGCCTAGCGGGCGGCACCCACCACGCGTTCCGGGACCGGGGCGAAGGATTCTGCGTGCTCAACGACATTGCTGTGGCCGCCGCCCATTTGCTTTATCACCAACTGGCCCGGCAAATACTCGTGGTGGACCTGGACGTGCACCAGGGCGACGGCACGGCCAGCATTTTCCAGCACGAGCCGCGCGTGTTCACCTTTTCCATGCACGCCGGCGCCAACTACCCCCTGCGCAAAGAGCAGTCGGACCTGGACGTAGCCCTGGCGCTGGGCACCGACGATGCCACCTACCTGCGTATTCTGCGTGAGACGCTGCCGCGCCTGCTAAGCGAAGTGCAGCCTGATTTCATCTTCTTTCAGGCTGGCGTGGACGTGCTGGCCACCGACAAGCTGGGCAAGCTGGCCCTCACCCAGGAGGGTTGCCGCCAGCGCGACGAGTTTGTGCTGCGCCTCTGCCGCCAGCACGAGCTGCCCGTGACCGTCAGCATGGGCGGCGGCTACTCCGAGCTGCTCCGCGACATCGTGGACGCGCACTGCAACACGTTCCGGGTGGCGTATGAGGTGTATGGGTGA
- a CDS encoding aldo/keto reductase: MSTIKQVPLGSQGLTVSVEGLGCMGMTGGINGMSVYGAADEAESLATLHRARELGVTMLDTADLYGPMLNERLIAKALAGRRQEYTVATKFGFEVDEQENWTGGYNGRPEYVRKSIERSLRNLGTDYVDLYYLHRLDPNTPIEDTVGAMSRLVEEGKVRYLGLSEVPADILRRAHAVHPISALESEYSLFDRRVEDEGIIAAARELGIGFVAYSPLGRGFLSGDIKTPDDFEPTDSRRLFPRYQGENFYKNLELVEKLKTLAAAKDVTPAQLALAWVLAQDVVVIPGTKRRKYLEQNVAAASVVLTPQELADLDAIMPVGSAAGAAYPDGF, translated from the coding sequence ATGAGCACCATCAAACAAGTACCCCTGGGCAGCCAGGGCCTCACCGTATCCGTGGAAGGCCTGGGCTGCATGGGCATGACCGGCGGCATCAACGGCATGAGCGTGTACGGCGCGGCCGACGAGGCCGAAAGTCTGGCGACCCTGCACCGCGCCCGGGAATTGGGCGTGACCATGCTCGACACGGCCGACCTCTACGGCCCTATGCTCAACGAGCGGCTGATTGCCAAAGCCCTGGCCGGCCGCCGGCAGGAATACACCGTAGCCACCAAGTTCGGCTTCGAAGTAGACGAACAGGAGAACTGGACCGGGGGCTACAACGGCCGCCCCGAATACGTGCGCAAAAGCATTGAACGCTCCCTGCGCAACCTGGGCACCGACTACGTGGACCTGTACTACCTGCACCGCCTCGACCCCAACACGCCCATCGAAGACACGGTGGGTGCCATGAGCCGGCTGGTGGAAGAAGGCAAGGTGCGCTACCTGGGCCTCTCGGAAGTACCGGCCGACATCCTGCGCCGGGCCCACGCTGTGCATCCTATTTCGGCCCTGGAGTCGGAGTATTCCCTGTTCGATCGGCGCGTGGAGGACGAGGGCATTATTGCAGCGGCGCGTGAGTTGGGCATCGGTTTCGTGGCGTACTCGCCACTAGGCCGGGGCTTTCTGTCCGGCGACATCAAAACGCCCGACGACTTCGAGCCCACCGACTCCCGCCGCCTGTTCCCGCGCTACCAGGGCGAAAACTTCTACAAGAACCTGGAGCTGGTGGAAAAGCTCAAAACCCTGGCCGCCGCTAAGGATGTGACGCCCGCCCAGCTGGCCCTGGCCTGGGTGCTGGCCCAGGATGTGGTGGTGATTCCCGGCACCAAGCGCCGCAAGTATCTGGAGCAGAACGTGGCCGCCGCCAGCGTCGTGCTGACTCCGCAGGAGCTGGCCGACCTCGACGCCATTATGCCCGTAGGCAGCGCCGCCGGCGCCGCCTATCCAGATGGCTTCTGA
- a CDS encoding AraC family transcriptional regulator has translation MKPPAKDFRLLATVSDFTQHFGFPAPAHPLLTVVDLAKTRHLTPPTGPALRQLYIIALKKNLKGNIRYGHRAYDFNAGVLAFYAPGQLCEGNDGLDISEISGWMLVFHPDLLHRYPLGKKMAGYGFFSYQVHEALHLSEREEQALESLMDNIRREYEQPIDAFSQDVLVSQLEVLLSYANRFYHRQFLTRRPAEHDLLSRFEELLTAYFRQDTGQPLPTVQHFADALHVSPAYLSDMLRTLTGQNTQQHIHQALIEKAKTLLLGTSLTINETAFQLGFEYPQYFTRLFKSKTGQTPAAFRFSAQ, from the coding sequence ATGAAACCACCCGCCAAAGACTTTCGCCTACTGGCTACTGTTTCAGATTTCACCCAGCACTTTGGGTTTCCGGCGCCGGCGCACCCGCTGCTTACGGTGGTTGATCTGGCGAAAACGCGCCACCTCACGCCGCCTACCGGCCCGGCGCTGCGGCAGCTCTACATCATTGCGCTCAAGAAAAACCTGAAGGGCAACATCCGGTACGGACACCGCGCCTACGACTTCAACGCGGGCGTGCTGGCATTTTACGCCCCGGGGCAGCTTTGCGAAGGCAACGACGGGCTGGATATTTCGGAGATAAGCGGCTGGATGCTGGTGTTTCACCCCGACCTGCTGCACCGCTACCCGCTGGGCAAGAAGATGGCCGGCTACGGGTTTTTCTCCTACCAGGTACACGAGGCCCTGCACCTTTCCGAGCGTGAGGAGCAAGCCCTGGAAAGCCTGATGGACAACATCCGTCGCGAGTACGAGCAGCCCATCGACGCCTTCAGCCAGGACGTGCTGGTCTCGCAGCTGGAGGTGCTGCTGAGCTACGCCAACCGCTTTTACCACCGGCAATTCCTCACGCGCCGGCCCGCCGAGCACGATTTGCTTTCCCGTTTTGAGGAGTTGCTCACCGCCTACTTCCGCCAGGACACCGGGCAGCCCCTGCCCACGGTGCAGCACTTTGCCGATGCCCTGCACGTGTCGCCGGCTTACCTGAGCGACATGCTGCGCACCCTCACGGGCCAGAACACCCAGCAGCACATTCACCAGGCCCTTATTGAGAAAGCCAAAACCCTGCTGCTGGGCACCTCCCTTACCATCAACGAAACCGCTTTCCAACTGGGGTTCGAGTACCCACAGTATTTCACCCGTCTGTTCAAAAGCAAAACCGGCCAGACGCCGGCTGCCTTCCGGTTCTCGGCCCAGTAG
- a CDS encoding J domain-containing protein, translating to MPRAAAPMIMMRTQKPPVPPAAAPELLDPTLPPHEQAAAAARARRKTRQQKAEEAAAYQARAQEQVLLSNTKTLYRQLARTHHPDLTQDDAIREQRNQLMQRITEAYETNDLYTLLQLLSESAPAAATDDTLLLRYTQALHQQQLDLKTQLNELKFGDNGFSGTTGKKREQEIRQLKRHLRAEAEYLHHVHHLIQEPTGLREVLRELAAEGHDTV from the coding sequence ATGCCCCGCGCCGCCGCGCCGATGATAATGATGAGGACGCAGAAGCCCCCCGTGCCGCCCGCTGCTGCCCCCGAGCTCCTTGACCCCACCCTTCCCCCGCACGAGCAGGCCGCGGCCGCGGCACGTGCCCGGCGCAAAACCAGGCAGCAGAAAGCCGAAGAGGCTGCCGCCTACCAAGCCCGCGCCCAGGAGCAGGTGCTTTTGTCGAACACCAAGACCCTCTACCGTCAGCTGGCCCGTACTCACCACCCCGACCTGACCCAGGACGACGCCATTCGGGAGCAGCGCAACCAGCTCATGCAGCGCATCACGGAGGCCTACGAAACCAACGACCTCTACACCTTGCTGCAGCTCCTGTCCGAGTCGGCACCCGCGGCGGCTACCGACGATACCCTACTGCTACGCTACACCCAGGCCCTGCACCAACAGCAGCTGGACCTGAAAACCCAACTGAACGAGCTCAAATTCGGCGACAACGGCTTCAGCGGCACCACCGGCAAAAAGCGCGAGCAGGAAATCCGCCAGCTCAAGCGCCACCTCCGCGCCGAGGCCGAGTACCTCCACCACGTCCACCACCTGATCCAGGAGCCCACCGGTCTGCGCGAAGTCCTCCGCGAGTTGGCAGCTGAAGGCCACGACACAGTGTGA
- a CDS encoding PAS domain S-box protein translates to MKESEKKYRQLIEASQDLLVTLNLKGIVLDINEAAVTLTGVDRDVLMGSDFFNLFTEPELVRAAYQQVMAEGTISNVPFMLRHTNGSLTEVLVDGSVNRDEQGKALGAVLVAREVAEKNWATELGIANKELAFQHNEKEKRADELSIANEELAFQNDEKEKRAQELSVANEELAFQNNEKEKRAQELIIANTELAFQNDEKEKRAQELGVANTELAFQNDEKEKRAAELSIANTELAFQNDEKEKRAAELGIANKELAFQNDEKEKRAQELIIANAELAFQNDEKEKRAQELSIANIELAFQNDEKEKRAAELVIANKELAFQNDEKVKRAAELRVANYARGLIEASRDPLVTISPEGKITDMNMATVYITGMDREQLIGSDFFVYFTDPQMAREVYQEVFAKGTVADSPLTLRHKNGKLTDVLFNGSVYKNDEGKVLGVVIVARDVTDQKRIATELIEAKFAAERATVLAEEAQAKAESAVKAKQQFLSNMSHEIRTPMNAIIGFTKVVLKTELTDKQREYLTAIKLSGDTLIVLINDILDLAKVDAGRMTFEKIPFKLASSVTAMVHLFETKIQEKNLELVMDYDTKIPDVLVGDPVRLHQVILNLVSNAVKFTSEGTITVGVRMLVQDKEKVILEFAVTDTGIGIEESKLDTVFDDFQQATSGTSRLYGGTGLGLAIVKNLVEPQGGTINVKSKVGVGSMFSFILSFAKTLEKASADINLNIEREEGFKNVKILVVEDIALNQLLMKTLLEDFGFEMEVAGNGKIALEKLRTTRYDIVLMDLQMPVMNGFEATEYIRNELRLNVPIIALTADVTTVDVEKCKAVGMNDYISKPIDDKLLYSKIIKYLKQSDADQTAALSAVNVPTQPQTCVNFDYLKRITKSDARMAEMIGLYLQEIPQLVQTMKQAIAEKDWMALKRATHSIIPTFATMGMDPEFENITKSIQAMAVNLISVGDGASQEVMTGLLSLFSKIETACAQAAKELEGKLLLLAQALVPAQASKSVAN, encoded by the coding sequence ATGAAAGAAAGCGAAAAAAAGTACCGGCAGCTGATTGAGGCCAGCCAGGATTTACTGGTTACCCTGAATCTGAAGGGCATTGTCCTTGATATTAACGAGGCCGCCGTGACCCTGACGGGTGTAGACCGGGACGTGTTGATGGGGAGTGACTTTTTCAACTTATTTACCGAGCCAGAACTGGTGCGGGCAGCCTACCAGCAGGTAATGGCGGAGGGGACAATCAGCAACGTGCCGTTTATGCTCCGCCACACCAACGGCAGCCTGACGGAGGTTTTGGTTGATGGCTCCGTAAACAGGGACGAACAGGGAAAGGCCCTGGGAGCGGTGTTGGTAGCCCGGGAAGTAGCCGAGAAAAACTGGGCTACGGAGCTGGGCATTGCCAACAAAGAACTGGCGTTTCAGCACAACGAAAAGGAAAAGCGGGCCGATGAGTTGAGCATCGCCAATGAAGAATTGGCATTCCAGAACGACGAGAAAGAAAAAAGGGCGCAGGAGCTGAGCGTCGCCAATGAGGAATTAGCCTTTCAGAACAACGAGAAGGAAAAGCGGGCGCAGGAACTCATAATCGCAAACACTGAGCTGGCTTTTCAGAATGACGAGAAGGAGAAGCGCGCCCAGGAATTAGGCGTTGCCAACACCGAACTGGCGTTTCAGAATGACGAGAAGGAGAAGCGGGCGGCGGAGCTGAGCATTGCCAACACTGAACTTGCTTTCCAAAACGACGAAAAGGAAAAGCGCGCTGCCGAGCTGGGTATAGCCAACAAAGAGCTGGCGTTTCAGAACGACGAAAAAGAGAAGCGGGCCCAGGAGTTAATCATTGCGAATGCGGAGCTGGCCTTTCAGAACGACGAGAAAGAGAAACGGGCTCAAGAATTGAGCATTGCCAACATTGAGCTGGCGTTTCAGAATGACGAGAAGGAGAAGCGCGCGGCGGAGTTGGTCATTGCCAATAAAGAGCTGGCCTTTCAGAACGATGAGAAAGTGAAGCGGGCGGCCGAGCTGCGCGTGGCCAACTACGCCCGGGGCCTGATTGAGGCCAGCCGCGACCCGCTGGTGACCATCAGCCCGGAAGGCAAAATCACGGACATGAATATGGCCACGGTGTACATCACTGGCATGGACCGCGAGCAGCTCATTGGCTCCGACTTCTTCGTGTACTTCACCGACCCGCAGATGGCGCGTGAGGTGTACCAGGAAGTGTTTGCCAAAGGTACGGTGGCTGACTCACCCCTCACCCTCCGCCACAAAAACGGCAAGCTGACCGATGTGCTCTTCAACGGGTCGGTGTACAAAAATGACGAGGGCAAAGTGCTGGGCGTGGTGATTGTAGCCCGCGACGTGACCGACCAGAAGCGCATTGCCACGGAGCTCATTGAAGCCAAATTTGCGGCCGAGCGTGCCACCGTGCTGGCCGAGGAAGCCCAGGCCAAAGCCGAAAGCGCGGTGAAAGCCAAGCAGCAGTTCCTCAGCAACATGAGCCATGAGATTCGGACGCCCATGAACGCCATCATCGGCTTCACGAAGGTGGTTCTGAAAACGGAGCTGACCGATAAGCAGCGGGAATACCTGACGGCCATCAAACTCAGCGGCGACACGCTGATTGTACTCATCAACGATATTCTGGATCTGGCCAAAGTAGATGCCGGCAGGATGACCTTTGAGAAAATCCCGTTCAAGCTCGCGTCGTCGGTAACGGCTATGGTGCACTTGTTCGAAACCAAGATTCAGGAGAAAAACCTGGAACTGGTGATGGACTACGATACCAAAATCCCGGACGTGCTGGTGGGTGACCCCGTGCGCCTGCATCAGGTTATCCTGAATCTGGTAAGCAACGCCGTCAAGTTTACGAGCGAAGGCACCATCACCGTGGGCGTGCGCATGCTGGTGCAGGACAAGGAAAAGGTCATCCTCGAGTTTGCGGTTACCGACACTGGTATTGGCATCGAGGAAAGCAAGCTGGATACCGTATTCGACGATTTTCAGCAGGCGACCAGCGGCACCAGCCGCTTGTACGGCGGCACGGGGCTGGGCCTGGCCATCGTGAAAAATCTGGTGGAGCCCCAGGGGGGCACTATCAACGTGAAAAGCAAGGTGGGGGTAGGATCCATGTTCAGTTTCATCCTGAGCTTTGCCAAAACGCTGGAAAAAGCCAGCGCGGACATCAACCTGAATATTGAGCGGGAAGAGGGTTTCAAAAACGTCAAAATCCTGGTGGTGGAAGACATAGCCCTCAACCAGCTGCTGATGAAAACGCTGCTCGAGGACTTCGGCTTTGAGATGGAAGTAGCCGGCAACGGCAAAATTGCCCTGGAGAAGCTGCGTACGACCCGCTACGACATCGTGCTCATGGACTTGCAGATGCCCGTGATGAACGGGTTTGAAGCCACCGAATACATTCGCAACGAGCTGCGCCTGAACGTGCCCATCATTGCCCTCACGGCCGATGTGACCACGGTAGACGTGGAGAAATGCAAGGCTGTAGGCATGAATGACTACATCTCCAAACCAATTGACGACAAGCTGCTCTACAGCAAAATCATCAAGTACCTGAAGCAGTCTGACGCCGACCAAACGGCTGCGCTGTCTGCCGTTAACGTGCCGACGCAGCCCCAGACCTGCGTCAACTTCGACTACCTGAAACGCATCACCAAGAGCGACGCCCGCATGGCTGAAATGATTGGCCTGTACCTGCAGGAGATTCCGCAGCTGGTGCAAACCATGAAACAGGCTATTGCCGAAAAAGACTGGATGGCCCTGAAACGAGCTACGCATTCCATCATTCCCACCTTTGCCACCATGGGCATGGACCCGGAGTTTGAGAATATCACCAAATCCATTCAGGCTATGGCCGTGAACCTGATTTCCGTCGGTGATGGAGCCAGCCAGGAAGTCATGACCGGGCTGCTCTCCCTGTTCTCGAAGATAGAAACGGCCTGTGCTCAGGCCGCAAAAGAGTTGGAAGGGAAACTGCTATTGCTTGCGCAGGCCCTTGTGCCGGCGCAAGCGAGTAAGTCTGTAGCCAACTGA
- a CDS encoding alpha/beta hydrolase has product MPSGGYTLAAYEWNPAGQRTVLLVHGWEHRASFWGAMAAGLVAAGYRVVALDGPAHGASSGRRTTLPSFARAVQAVADAVGEVYAVVAHSFGAAATVGVPVRFNQATDGELPRLVLLAAPGSTTAVAQRFAALLHLPPAVVARMGRHIQEQHGRDAESFSLIQVGRQFPAGRALLFHDRADESIPFAEAEEIAANWPALTFRATTGLGHNRIMRDEGVIGEVVEWVNG; this is encoded by the coding sequence GTGCCAAGTGGGGGCTACACCCTTGCGGCCTATGAGTGGAACCCGGCCGGCCAGCGCACGGTGCTGCTGGTGCACGGCTGGGAGCACCGGGCCAGCTTCTGGGGCGCTATGGCGGCCGGGCTGGTAGCGGCGGGCTACCGCGTAGTGGCCCTCGATGGGCCGGCCCACGGGGCCTCCAGCGGCCGGCGCACCACGCTGCCGTCATTTGCCCGCGCCGTGCAGGCCGTGGCCGATGCGGTGGGCGAGGTGTACGCAGTGGTGGCGCACTCCTTTGGGGCGGCGGCCACGGTGGGCGTGCCGGTGCGGTTCAACCAGGCCACCGATGGGGAGCTGCCGCGCCTGGTGCTGCTGGCTGCGCCGGGCAGCACTACGGCGGTGGCCCAGCGCTTCGCCGCGCTCCTGCACCTGCCCCCGGCCGTGGTTGCGCGCATGGGCCGCCACATCCAGGAGCAGCACGGCCGCGACGCCGAAAGCTTTAGCCTCATCCAGGTGGGCCGCCAGTTCCCGGCCGGCCGCGCCCTGCTTTTCCACGACCGTGCCGATGAGAGCATTCCCTTCGCCGAGGCCGAGGAAATTGCCGCCAACTGGCCGGCTCTGACCTTTCGCGCCACCACCGGCCTGGGCCACAACCGCATCATGCGGGATGAAGGGGTGATAGGGGAGGTGGTGGAATGGGTAAATGGGTGA